Below is a genomic region from Rhododendron vialii isolate Sample 1 chromosome 5a, ASM3025357v1.
AGTAGTATCGGTCTTGATTCTTGGCTTCCCGGCCTGACAGTGCCAACACCTTTCTTTGAAGAATTTTCAGAAAACAGAATCGATCGAAAACAGAATCGAGCCCACTAGTCATTCAGTTATAAGGAATCGATCGAAAACAGAATCGTAGACATGTAATGTTCTTATCAGTTACGATTGTTCTATGCTTTGGAGTATAGACCAGCTTCTATTTTCCTAATGGTTTGCTTCTTTAATTTGCCTATTGGTTTGCTGTTCTATTTGTCTGTTCTTTTGCGCTGTACGTACGTAGCACAGAATCGCTAAGTACCAAAGGGATATGAAGGAATCACTCTGTCAtttatttctctcatggtagtttGTGCACATTAGATTTCGCTATTTATAATGTCGTCGATAAAATGATGTCCGATGGTGATGTGATGAATGGAATAAGGTTGTTGGGTCGACGAAAACAACGTACAGATGCTAGTTTCTATATTTCCTGAAAGAAGTATTTCGGTTTGAAGCAATAACATTTAACTGATAGGGGCTGCAATTTTCTTACCAAATGCTCCTAGCTTGAAAGCTCCATCATCATGGGAATTATATCTTGAAACTTTCGAAACTCAGAGAGCCgatgctgattttttttttcctgtattaAAAATTATTGTTGTTGATAAATTTTGCCTTATttgatttgttagtttttcatttctttcgCAAGTTAATATCGGtatgagaaaaaacaaaaagagaagcaaGGGAGTGTATATCCTTATTGGAATCCCAAACAAAGAGAGGAGAACcctcaaaaccaaaaacaagcaaaagaaaaaccaaGCCATTGCGACAAAAACCAATATCCAACCTACAGCAGTCGCAGCCAGGATTTTTCAAAGGGTCACCGCGTACAGAAAACCGAAACCATGACAGTTAGGGCAGAAACTTACAAGACATTACCCCGGCCTTCCTAAACCTTTGATTTTCCACCTAGTAATATATAGATCCTGAGAGTGCTAGTTTGAACTCACATGTAATAGATCTGGCATTGCAATGCTGAATAGAAAGTAAACTCAACGATGAGAAAGTCCCGAACAACTTCTTCTTCAGAATCAATCCTTCTCAACTTTGGCTAGACTTTGAATCTTTCTCGGCTCTCATCTTTCAATCAAGAAACTTTGGCTATCTTTCTTTATGGACCCCATATCCTTCTGCTTGTTGGTTCGCTCTCATGATCTAAGTAGACTCAGTTGATTGAGATAAAAGGTATTTTTCTTGGTAACGAAGCATCCGGTGCTACATATGCATATCTTGCACTTACATTTCTTATCACGGCAAAGCAAATATTCAGAGGAATTAAGAGGTAGGTCCAGGCTCTCATATTCGTTTCGACCAACAGAGACTCATTGACATGTTATTTTGTTTCTTAAGGGTAGATTCTTAATTTTCAAATTGAGTCTCACATTGGCAGCATAACTGATCTTGGCCTTTGCAATGCCATGCGTAATAAACTTCTGGTTGTTACCTGTGGAGATGGAAAAACGATTAAGGTGACTTTCAACTCCCGAGTCTTCTATAGTTATATTGTTTCCAATCCAACATAAATATAATAACGTATCCATAACCGTAGATGTTGGCATGGCTCTCCTGTTTTTTCCAAGAACTTTTAGCGATGGTAGTAAAACCGCCGTTAATAGCCAGAAACCTTCACCGGCGGTAATTTACTGccgttttttgtatttttgacaATTGTTTTGCCAGCGGAAAATTTACTAGCGATAATTTACTTTAACAAGCGGGGTTTTGGGACTGTTACCGGCAGTTTTAATGCcactttttttgaacagcaaaaaaaaatttcattaatcttgaaattattGCAAGACTAATAGGAGCAAGGAAATAACGTCTTGTTTAGAAGAACAATCAGTCAAATCCGAGACCCAATAACTAAATTGGCAAGAAGTGAATTCAGAACACCCAATAGAACGAAGCCCCTCTAAAGGCCGAAGCCCAATCACCCAAAATGGGTCTAAAAACCCAGATCACAACAATTAAGAGCAAAAGGCCTAATATGCCCAAATCATACAATAATGAACATCAATGGGCCAAACCCAATCCAAGAGGAGCCAAGCCTGGCCCAACCCCCGAACCTAACCCTAACCAAAACACAGCAACCACACACCACTGTCGCCCAAAGCAACCGCCGACCACCATACCCAAACAAACAACCACCACCTGAAAACCCGAAGCAAGTCGCAATCAAAACCACCAGACCCGTAGCCAATGACCAGCACCATCGCCCACCGGAATGGTCAGAAAACAACAGCCCACCACCAACACGAAATCACCCTTTGAAGCTTTGAGCACAACTGAAAACAGTAAGCCCAGATCTAGCGGCCACACCAGCTCACCATATGCAATTTCCCAACGTTGATGGCCGCACCTCGCCGTTGAGCAGAACCGATAACACCAACTGTGATAGCCGGCGGTACGATCGGAGCAAAAAACACACAATCCTCCCTCCAACCCCAAGACCACACCTCGCCGTTGAGCAGAACCGGCTACACCAATTGTTATTACCGACGGCACGATCGGAGAAGAGGACGAGGTGGGAAGGGAGTCTGTGGCCAAAAGGGCAGTTAGACGCATGGAACTGCAAAGTGCCTCCCCCCGGCGGCGGAGGAGGATGTTGAAGccgaagggtttttttttttttgggggggggggggggttacaGAGCCGATTTTAATGCCGCTGATGCAAAAATTTAGCGTAGtgtattgaaaatttaaattttttaccatTGAACATATATTATCCAAACTTAATGATTTGTGGTTATCAAATTCTACTGTCCCGTGGTGCGCGCAAACTGGCCCAGAAACTACGTTACCAAAAAAACCTACTgttaaaaggaggaaaaagttgTGATTTGAATGGGGTTGCATCATACGTGGGACAATTTCATTAGAATTGTGAGGTCAAagtcacaaaataaatcaattgatCTGATTAATAAGgaataaatttacaaaacctttttccctaaaattaattggcacGTCCTCATTGGTACGTGTAGAAGTCTAGGAACGAGAGAAAATTAGGGAATACACTAAACTCTTAATTAGGCTGTGttcttaaacttaacttaaaatgAGTTAACTTgtcattatttgatttttttttacatttcttagttttgcatcaaatttttgtggaataCTGATTCGTTTCGACGTGAGGAACtggaaaagtattttttttacttttatccaaatattttgagaaataatcacttatttctcaaaataatttaacttttttttttgatcggcaaaaaatgaattttattaaaaaacggGGAAAGGGGAAGGATTCAACAAACAGTTGGATAATTCACCACAAGGCAAAGCCCATAACATCCAAAGGTCGACCAAGGTCCACATCAAATAATACAATAAAGCTCAACCCAACACCCAAATAAATCAAGGaaagcccaaacacctaaatCTGGTCGAAGCCTCGACCGGCCCACCCAAACCatcccacaaaaccctaactacacTGGCAGCCACTGTTGTACAGACCACCAAACCCTACCCTCGCCGTTAAGCCAAGCCGGCCTCTCCCAGATGTAGAGACCAGCAGCAGGacttatttcactttttctgctaaaaagtggttatttctaaaaataattgggtaaaagtacaaattttttactttttcaatttctctcgtctagacgaattaataatacatataagtttggcgcaaaactaacaaaatacgaaaaaaattcaaaatttagaaaaatttgTTAATTGGCTATTGACGGGAGTGGAAATCAACTAGTTTCCCACTACCCTCACAAAATctcgaaaaaaatatttagcgGTCTTGAAACACCGTCACGTGGGGCACTGCCATACATGTTTGTGGGGCTCAGTAGTACAAAGTATATCGACTCCACAGAAACGTGTGGCGGATTAGGGTGTTGGAACACTGCgcgaccactgaataattactccacaatttAACCCAACACCACCGACTGGTCCGTTAATTCCAACTAATTAACCCAAATTCACGTTATTTGTTTCGATTAGGAAATACATACTTTGTTAACCATCCCAAATTACTTTTGGTCTGCAAAAACTCAACGGAATTTTTggatcgaaaaataaaatactttcttggaaattttttagaattttttttacaccaaattaaagaacaaatCAAGCACTTCATATTGAtgcaaagaaaatcaaaaaatgatacacgacgtaatttttttttcccaagaaatTACAATTCTTTTTGTAGGGAATAAGTAACCGCAGACGGAGATAGTACACTACTACTCTAGTAAGTATATACATAGCCTACTTTCTGTTGTCCTATATATATCCCATCACATTACCTGGACTAACAATGtgagatcagagagagagagagccaaagattagagtgagaggagagagagagagtagagtgGTGAGAGATCAAGAACAAGACATGAGCGTACCATTGGGATATAAGTTTACGCCTACAGACCAAGAACTTGTTATCGACTATCTTGAGAGCAAGTCCAAGGGTAAAGCCTTGCCTTGCGACGTCATTTTCGAGCATGAGATTTACGGGACTGGAAACAAAGCTCCGTGGCAGATTTTCATCGAAAACGACCCGTGGACAGAAAGCAGCGTCTACGTTCTCTCCAAGTTGATCAAGGCCAAAGGCAACGACAAACGGATAGCTAGAATGGCCGACTGTGGCTCGTGGCACAGAGAGACCGGTCCTGAACCAATATACGATGAACAGACCGATCCTAAACTGATAGGGTACAAGAGGACGACGTGTTTTCGGACCACGGACGAATCAGGAGCGATGGAAAAAGGCCGTTGAATCATGCATGAGTTCGAACAATGGCCTAAAGGAGAATATGTCCTTTgtaggataaaaagaaaatacgaCTCAAAAGACACCAAGATATTTCCGAGGAAAATAAAGTGCACCAAGAAATCTACGGGGAGAGCAGAGAAAGTTGAGGCGGCTGCTGGTGCTTGTGATGCTGATGTTATGCTCTGAAAACCCGCAAAGCGTACTAGGAAGGAGTCTGAGGAAGAACAAAAGATGGAAGCACCAGAAACAGAAACTGTTTCTTACTCGCGAGAACTTTCGGAGGCGGAGAAGGAAGAAAATCATTCGTGGATGCTTTCCGACATGGATGCAGATCTTGAAGAACAAGTTCCTATGTTGGAGTAGCTACGAAGTTTCGGTCTTGATTTTGATGTGTCAGTCCCTCAAATCCTATCTTGGCTTTCCCTGACACctttctctgaagaattttcgGAAGCGGAGAAGCAAGAAAACTATTCACAAATGCTTCTTGACATGGATGCGGATCTTGAAGAACAAGTTCCTATATTGAAGTCGGAGTAGCTAACaagttttggttttgattttgatgccTTGGACCCTCATACCCTATCCGAGCTTGCCCCAACACCTTTCTTAGAAGATATTTTGGAAGTGGAGAGACAGGGAAATAACTCGCAAAGGCTTTCGGACATGGATGCGGATCTTGAAGAACTAGTTTCCATATTGCAGTGGGAGCCGCTACCAAGTTTCGATCTCGATTTTGATGCGTTGGGCCCTCAAGTTGTGGCTGATAAATGTTTCCTTGTttgatttgttagttttgcatttcTTTCGCAAGTTGATATCGTTGGAATCCCAAAGCATGAGTTCTCTTTGTGAGACTGTGTTTATATCAAAAGTTAACAGTCCcgtatttgatttttatttacgTATTGATATTTTTACAGTCCATAAAAATGTATAGTGAACGTGATAGTGTGCGTATTTAACAATGAGTTTTCTTCGAGTTGTTGAGagctcattttttgttttggaaaaaaaaaagagctctcAACAGCTCGAAGAAAACTCATCGAGAGCTCATTTCGTGGGAGCACATCCCTTGATAGCATCCCAAGCTTGATGTAACTCTGGTTTTTCCTCTGCCCAATAAGGCGTACCAAGAGTGTGCGCGAGGAAGACACATTATATGTGGATGCTATGCTAGACCAGATGCTAATTCTAATAAGAAATATTGACAATTCTCAACCTGCATTACTCAATTTTGGCTTCTTGATATGATTTTGATTAAACAGGATTTTGAAAACAACTAGCTTGATGGCGGCATCCCTTCAACGCTAGCACTAGCCTCATATTCGTTTCGACACAGAGACTCATTGACATgttattttgtttcttaatgGTAGATTCTCAATCTTCAGATTGAGTCTCACATTGGCAGCGTAAATGATCTGGCCTTTGCAATTCCGCGTAATAAACTTCTGGTTGTTACCTGTGGAGATGGAAAAACGATTAAGGCAACTTTCGACGCCCGACTCTCCTATAGTTATATTGTTTCCAATCCAGCATTATACCCTATCCGTATCCATAGCCGTAGATGTTGGTATGGCTCTCCTGTTTTTTCTGTTTGCCTTCATGTCAGGGAAAACATTCTTGTAACGGAAAGATGAAATTATGGACATATCACTTCGTAATTTTGTTACAATTTGATCTCCACAAATGGACAATCGGTTCTACATAGTAACTATTGCATTCGTTGATTTTAAATTTCTGAAACCGTATGGCACTCCCATGATTCGTTTCGATTAGTAGAATGGCACGGTATTGGCTTCATCAACGAAAAACTATCAGTCGTCGCAAGCTCATAAAACTCCTTGATTTATTGTCGTAACTTAGGTCAGTTCAGTAATCATGCCAAGGGGATCTAAACCAAATTCCTGTTGAACCATTCAATGGATTTCCAGATAGAATATGCTTTTGTAGTCACAAATCCGCCCTATCTCTAACATTGGTAGCTGACATGGAAGATTTAGCTTTCCTCAATATACACATATTGAAGATGAGGCCTTGAACCCTTTCTGTACCCTAGTAGCGCATAAAGAATTGTCAGGTAAAAAGCATGCAAACATAATTACAGAAGCACATACACACAAATAAGAAAGCTAGTGTTTCTTTTATCTCTTCTTTTGAGGGTGCAATAGGAAGGATCTTTCTTACAGTTTTGTTACTCAATACATGGAAAGCATCCTCACGATCCCACACTATGCTACGTCTCCCAAGCTCATTGGGTGTCTCTTGGTGTACAATTCTTCTTCCCAGGCTCATTGGGTGACTCTTTGTGTACAATTCTTCTAGCCATGTCGCGGAGCAGTTGATCCATAATCAACTTATTCCCTTCTCCAATTGTTATGAGGCCTCTATCCACAAGGTTTTCAATTCCAACTGTTGTATAGAAATTACATTCATCCAACATTTTGACCACATATTCCTTGTCCTtcccaacaaaaaatgaagcaatgTGGAGGAATAATTTCCTGTCGTGATCATCTTGTAAGGACATAAAGCTAATTGCCAGTGTTTATAGGATCTGATTTCCAGTGAATGATTCCATTTCTTCCAATGAAGTCTCTTATTCCTCTGCACTTCTATCACGGAGAGAAGAACCCAACAGTTTAAGAGCATGAGGGAGTCCTTTGCACTGTCGGAGTACACTTTTTGAGTACTCCATGAAACCTTCAATAGGATGTGCTTGTCTAAAGGCATGCCAACTGAAGAGCCGCAGTGACTCAttataatcaatttctttaacCTTAAAGGTCTGGTCAACTTTATATGGTTTCAGCAGTTTCTCATAACGCTTTGTTATAATAACCTTACTTCCTGGACAAAAGCAGTCTCGCATTCCAAGTACTGCATTCAAGTGATCCAGTTGATCCACATTGTCAAGAACAACGAGAACCCTTCTGTAACTTACTGCATTTTTAATCTTAATCATTCCTTCATCAACACTGCCAATTTTTAGTTTTCCACACCTCGAAATATCTGAAAGTAGTTGTTCTTGTAAATGTACCAAACCATTGGGCTGTTTAGAAGTCTCTCtaatatcataaagaaagcTAATGCATTCAAACTTGTCAAAATTTGAGTTATAGACAGTTTTGGCAATGGTTGTCTTCCCTATTCCACCAATCCCGGCGAACACCCCAATGCTAGCATCAGTTGCCCCATTTTGTAACCAATAATTTATGCTCTCAACTCGAGAATCAATTCCAATCTGATATTGGGTAACACCTAAGACCCCTACGATTTAGTTTGTTCGAGATCTCTTTGATAATTTCCTGGATGAACTTCGATTCATGCCTACAGATTttgatcaacaaaacaaaaaacaaaagagcagAGTAAGAATTTCATGTTTCTTACAAACACATGGAAAGGGAAACTATCAAGAAAGCTACCAGCCGCTAGAACAATATTTCTAGACTGATTTCGATCTCTTTTCTAATTAACATGTATCCTGTTCCTGTCAGAATCTTTATGTAAATACTGCAAAACTATGTGTGGGCAACATCTGAATGAAATTACGGGCACATACAGCCCAATGGTGCCTTATAAAGAATTCCGGGACATTTACCCATCAGATTGATTTTGCAAGACCATCCCTCTTAATTTTGCAACTTCCCTAAGACATGCTCTCCACCTCTCCACGTTTTCCATCAAATCCTTTCCCTTCCATCTGTTGCTGaaatgaattgttcttcatGATTAGCAAACGCTTCTCCGAAACTCCCAGTCTGCTTCCCAACTTCAGATGGATCCACATTGTAGTACACCGGCAATATTCTGTGTCCAACTGCCTTCCAGCGTTGGAGAACATCTAGAAGTTCATCAAGGTAGGCACCGTCCCGAAGAAGCATAGCCTTTCGAGAAGACAATTACTGAAACACTGGATTCTTCGGTGGCTCGTTGACATTCTGACTGCATATTGTGCCCTCTCTCAATTCCATCATCTGCTCGACAAGTGTGAATTCCAGAGCGAACCAGCGCTGTATAAAGGTGATCTGAAAAGTTGATACTAGTGTCATCGCTGGAGCTTAAGAACACCTGGTAAGTACACTGACACATGGAAGAGGAGGTTTTTTTGTGTCCTCATAGCAGTTACTGGACAAATATCTGGAAGAAATGCAATTTCTGTTCAGTTGAAAGGGCACTAGGCTTGTAGTTTCACTTATTTGGATAGCTAaagaaagatataagtaatggtggaaaaaagatggaaaataaacaaaaggacGAATCTTTATCGGGTCCAGtttgtttctcaccaaatctcatcaCTTTTAGCAAGACTTGGTATGAAACTACAaccctttctcttctcttcctttctcacAAGCAAAAGCCAGTGGACGGAAGCAAAAAAAGCATAAACTGAGCATAACACAAACTAGCACAAATGTGAAACAGAAAAGAAGACGACGATCAACAACAAGAAGTAGCGAGATTGCGAAAATTACCCGACCGATCAATCGGAACCCTAATTGGCTATGCTCTGTTATCGACTGGGAAAAAAACCTGTAGGACTGCCACTCTTGGATTATGCATCTTCTAGGTTTAACCATGGAGTAATTCAGGGAGGAGTTGAACTGAACACTCTTTAACCGTaattccaaacaaaataatttttcctttccgCGTTTCCAAACACGGTAATTTGTTTGCAATTATGAAAGATGTTACAAGATGACGAAGCAAataataaaatctaaaaagtatgaTATTCCAATATTTATTTAAatctttgttttttatctaatgAAGTAACTCTCCATGTTCCTattacatctctctctctctctctccctctctctctctctctcaatgaaaaaataaaaaaattagaaaattagggATGATTAATACTCCTCATATAAAACTAAATCGCTTTTGTATTTGCTTGCTTAAAAATGAATGTGTACATTTGTCTTGCGTACattaagtttttgaaaataataccTTTATTTCCGGCTGCTGCTTTtgtcacttcatttttttgttaacgccactcctctgcaaatgtatttttgatgcaaaataaCCTTGCagaggagtggcgttaacaaaaaagggagtgacaaaatcatttcccttatttCCATGCCTTCCGATTACTTTATTGcgtttcaaaagaaaaaattatactaAACGGGTATTGTggattacttctttttttttttttatccttattcgaatttttttttttttttgcatttgttagcaTTGTTCAATCCATGCCTTCCGATTGACAGCAATTCATTTGCAAAAAGTGTTTCAATATTCATGAAACAAGCACAGAGTTTGTAAACGGGGTATTCCTAATTAAGTTCAAAATGtatattgaaaatttaaattctTTACCATTGAACGAATAATATCCACAATTATTGATTGGTGGTTATTGACGGGAGTGGAAATCCACTAGTTTCCACCACCCtcacaaaatttagaaaaaatatttagcGGTCTTGAAACATCGTCACGTGAGGTTCTGTCATACATGTTTGCGTGGGGCTCAGTAGTACAAAGTATATTGACTCCACAAAAACGTGTGATGAATTAGGGTGTTGCGACGCTGCACGACCACTGCATAATTGCTCCACAATTTAACCCAACATCACCGACTGGTCCGTTAATTCCAAATAAATAACCCAAAGTCACGTTTTTGGTTTCGATTAGGAAATACATACTTTGTACTACTCAACCATCCCAAATTACTTTTCCTTTGCAAAAAGTCAACGGAATTTTTggatcgaaaaataaaatattttcatggaaattttttagaatttttttacaccaaattaaagaacaaatCAAGCACTTTATATTGAtgcaaagaaattcaaaaaatgatacACGACGTATTTTTTTTCCGAGAAATTACAATTCTTTTCGTAGGGAACAAGTAACCGCGGACGGAGATAGTACACTACTACTCTAGTAAGTACATACATAGCCGACTTTCTATTGTCCTATATATATCCTATCACATTACCTGGACTAACAACGtgagatcagagagagagagagccaaagattagagagagaggagagagagagagagagtagagtgGTGAGAGATCAAGAACAAAACATGAGCGTACCAGTGGGTTATAAGTTTACGCCTACAGACCAAGAACTTGTTCTCGACTATCTTGAGAGCAAGTCCAAGGGTAAAGCCCTGCCTTGCGATGTCGTTTTCGAGCGCGAGATTTACGGGACCGGAAACAAAGCCCCGTGGCAGATTTTCACCAAGAACGACCCGTGGGAAGAAGGCAGCGTCTACGTTCTCACGAAGCTGATCAATGCCACCGGTAGCGACAAACGGACAGCTAGAACAGCCGGTTGTGGCTCGTGGCACGGAGAGACCGGTCCTGTACGAATACTCGACAAAAAGCGTCGTGTGATTGGGTACAAGAGGATGCTGCGTTTTCGGATCAAGAACGGATCGGGAGCGATGGACGAGAGCGGGGAAGGAGGCCGTTGGATCATGCACGAGTTCTCTTTGTATGGCGGTAATGGTACTACTTCGACTAGGAATAAGCAATCGCCTAAAGGATCAGAATATGTTCTTTGTAggataaagaaaatatataacTCAAAAGACAACAAGAAATCTCCGAAGAAAGTAAAGAATGTTGAGGTCCCGAGGCCTGCAAAGCGTGCGAGGAAGGAGGTGTTTGAGCAAGAACAGAAGGTGGAAGCACTGGAAACAGAAAATATAGTTCCTTACTCGCAAGAACTT
It encodes:
- the LOC131327538 gene encoding disease resistance protein RPV1-like; protein product: MWIHLKLGSRLGVSEKRLLIMKNNSFQQQMEGKGFDGKRGEIGIDSRVESINYWLQNGATDASIGVFAGIGGIGKTTIAKTVYNSNFDKFECISFLYDIRETSKQPNGLVHLQEQLLSDISRCGKLKIGSVDEGMIKIKNAVSYRRVLVVLDNVDQLDHLNAVLGMRDCFCPGSKVIITKRYEKLLKPYKVDQTFKVKEIDYNESLRLFSWHAFRQAHPIEGFMEYSKSVLRQCKGLPHALKLLGSSLRDRSAEE